Proteins from a single region of Geothrix sp. PMB-07:
- a CDS encoding cysteine hydrolase family protein: MSQALLIIDVQRGLFDPAPRPFEADAVVDRINLLSAQARAARVPVVFVQHERPEGSLVHGTESWQLEERLVVDAEDEVIRKRTPDSFLRTGLQDLLTQWGVTDLVICGYASEFCVDTTVRRAAALGYPVLLAADAHTTHDKEHASAAQIRAHHNATLSNIVSFGPRIVAKNSADIAFG; this comes from the coding sequence ATGAGCCAAGCCCTCCTCATCATCGATGTCCAGCGCGGCCTCTTCGACCCTGCTCCCAGACCTTTCGAGGCGGATGCGGTGGTGGACCGGATCAACCTCCTCAGCGCCCAGGCCCGCGCCGCTCGAGTGCCCGTGGTCTTCGTGCAGCATGAGCGCCCGGAAGGTTCGCTCGTCCACGGCACCGAAAGCTGGCAGCTGGAGGAGCGTCTGGTGGTGGATGCGGAAGACGAAGTCATCCGCAAGCGCACCCCGGATTCCTTTCTCCGCACGGGCCTTCAAGACCTGCTCACCCAATGGGGCGTCACGGATTTGGTGATCTGCGGCTACGCTTCCGAATTCTGCGTGGACACGACCGTGCGGCGGGCGGCGGCGCTGGGCTACCCGGTGCTGCTGGCGGCGGACGCCCACACCACCCACGACAAGGAGCACGCGTCCGCGGCGCAGATCCGGGCCCACCATAACGCCACCCTGTCCAACATCGTCAGCTTCGGCCCGCGCATCGTGGCGAAGAACAGTGCAGACATCGCCTTCGGCTAA
- a CDS encoding amidohydrolase family protein translates to MSRWYVPWPIHLFCVMLLSPALAAGSLAIVDVTVVPMKGQAVLPHQTVLIEGERIASLGPVGSLRVPADAQVVDGRHRYLLPGLVDAHVHLWGYSRQGAGSRRAERQILALLLAHGVTTAVVMEGSPDTLALREAVKRGEVRGPRLFTAGPLLQMEHSGELPGRLTFTTPEAVTAEVTREKAAGFDFVKVHGALPPESYEALLRTAKSLGLPVIGHIPDNLGLDPVLAGGQRQITHVESFLQGYFEFNRSLPTDPAEADRMMREVARRTREAGTFVAPTLSVFRQIITQIAELDRLLTRPAMAYLPPESSADWQPGVNPYVRNWTLKDIPQLARQFAFMQRLTRALSEARVPLLMGTDNMVPCQLPGYALEDEFAELHAAGLSPYQILLSATLEPARFLGQEKDLGTVEAGKVADLLLVNADPLENAQHAFCRAGLVRQGQWIPEADLQAAVARGATAWAPAAPPRRSGLQGQP, encoded by the coding sequence ATGTCCCGTTGGTACGTCCCTTGGCCCATCCACCTGTTCTGCGTCATGCTTCTGTCTCCCGCCTTGGCGGCCGGATCTTTGGCCATCGTGGATGTGACCGTGGTGCCCATGAAGGGGCAGGCCGTCTTGCCCCATCAGACCGTGCTGATCGAGGGAGAGCGCATTGCATCCCTGGGGCCAGTGGGCAGTTTGCGGGTTCCGGCGGATGCCCAGGTGGTGGATGGCCGGCATCGGTACCTTCTTCCTGGGCTGGTGGACGCCCATGTCCACCTCTGGGGGTATTCCCGGCAGGGCGCCGGAAGCCGTCGCGCTGAGCGCCAGATCCTGGCGTTGCTGTTGGCCCATGGGGTGACCACGGCGGTGGTCATGGAGGGCTCGCCGGATACCCTTGCGCTGCGAGAGGCGGTAAAACGGGGCGAGGTGCGCGGCCCCAGGCTGTTCACCGCCGGGCCTCTGTTGCAGATGGAACATTCGGGGGAACTGCCCGGAAGGCTCACGTTCACCACTCCCGAGGCGGTGACAGCCGAAGTGACGCGGGAGAAGGCCGCTGGATTCGATTTCGTGAAAGTGCATGGCGCCCTTCCGCCCGAAAGCTACGAGGCGCTGCTGCGCACGGCCAAATCCCTGGGGCTTCCCGTCATCGGACACATTCCCGACAACCTCGGGCTGGACCCAGTGCTGGCCGGGGGCCAGCGGCAGATCACCCATGTGGAGTCCTTTCTCCAGGGCTACTTCGAGTTCAACCGGTCCCTTCCCACGGATCCTGCCGAGGCAGATCGCATGATGCGCGAGGTGGCCCGCCGCACGCGGGAGGCCGGAACCTTCGTGGCGCCCACGCTTTCTGTGTTCCGTCAGATCATCACCCAGATCGCCGAATTGGATCGTCTTCTGACCCGGCCGGCGATGGCCTACCTCCCCCCTGAATCCTCGGCGGATTGGCAGCCCGGTGTGAACCCGTACGTGCGGAACTGGACCTTGAAGGACATCCCGCAACTGGCCCGTCAGTTCGCTTTCATGCAGCGCCTGACCCGGGCCCTGTCCGAGGCTCGGGTTCCCCTGCTCATGGGAACTGACAACATGGTGCCTTGCCAGTTGCCCGGCTACGCGCTGGAGGATGAATTCGCGGAGCTGCATGCGGCAGGGTTGAGTCCGTACCAAATCCTGCTAAGCGCCACCCTGGAGCCCGCACGCTTCCTCGGCCAGGAAAAGGATCTCGGCACCGTGGAAGCCGGGAAGGTGGCCGATCTGCTCCTGGTGAACGCGGATCCGCTCGAGAACGCCCAGCACGCCTTTTGCCGGGCTGGCCTCGTGCGCCAGGGGCAGTGGATCCCCGAGGCAGACCTGCAAGCCGCCGTGGCCCGGGGAGCCACCGCCTGGGCTCCGGCGGCGCCTCCGAGACGGAGTGGCCTGCAGGGTCAACCTTGA